The Shewanella zhangzhouensis genome has a window encoding:
- a CDS encoding class II fumarate hydratase: MDSRIEKDSMGEVIVPAGALYGAQTQRALNNFAIGGQPMPKAFIETLLLIKAAAARANSQLGVLANDCGKVISEAALSLRQDKALMQHFPVDVFQTGSGTSSNMNANEVLARLASESLGRPVSANDEVNLGQSSNDVIPSCIQVASASLLTKSLLPALMHLKSCIRTKAASVKGVVKTGRTHLMDAMPVRLSQSLETWASQLDARELQLQSQLISLWQLPQGGTAVGTGVNAAPGFPQAFCRELNLLTGLAFQPAPNLFTGIASQDAAVALSGELKALAVTLMKIANDLRWMNSGPLAGLGEIRLPALQPGSSIMPGKVNPVIPEAVAMACAQVIGNDACITVAGQSGNFELNVMLPVIADNLLSSTALLTNAMMALADKAIDGFEVCEGRMAKELSRNPILVTALNPIVGYGKAADIAKRAYAEGRPILDVALEMTDIDAEELARLLDPIRLTGQT, encoded by the coding sequence ATGGATAGCCGGATTGAAAAAGACAGCATGGGCGAGGTTATCGTACCCGCCGGGGCACTCTATGGCGCGCAAACTCAGCGGGCGCTGAACAACTTTGCCATTGGCGGCCAGCCGATGCCAAAGGCATTTATTGAGACGCTATTGCTGATAAAGGCCGCCGCAGCCCGTGCCAACAGCCAATTGGGCGTGCTGGCAAATGATTGCGGTAAGGTCATCTCTGAGGCGGCTTTATCCTTACGCCAGGACAAGGCGCTGATGCAGCACTTCCCCGTGGATGTGTTTCAAACCGGCTCAGGTACCAGCAGCAACATGAATGCCAATGAGGTACTGGCCCGGCTCGCCTCAGAGAGTCTTGGTCGCCCTGTCAGCGCCAATGATGAGGTGAATCTTGGGCAGAGCAGCAACGATGTTATTCCAAGCTGTATTCAGGTGGCGTCGGCAAGCTTGTTGACCAAGAGCCTTCTGCCAGCCCTGATGCATCTTAAGTCCTGCATCAGAACCAAGGCGGCGAGCGTAAAGGGAGTCGTGAAAACGGGCCGTACCCATTTGATGGATGCCATGCCGGTGCGCTTGAGCCAGAGCCTCGAAACCTGGGCCAGTCAGTTGGATGCCAGAGAGCTGCAATTACAGTCGCAGCTCATCTCCCTGTGGCAATTGCCCCAGGGGGGCACCGCAGTGGGCACAGGCGTTAACGCCGCGCCGGGATTCCCCCAGGCGTTTTGCCGTGAGCTGAATCTGCTTACGGGTCTGGCATTTCAGCCCGCACCGAATCTTTTTACCGGGATTGCCAGCCAGGATGCGGCGGTGGCGCTGTCCGGTGAACTCAAGGCACTGGCCGTTACCCTGATGAAAATTGCCAACGATTTGCGCTGGATGAACTCCGGGCCGCTGGCGGGTCTGGGTGAAATCCGCTTGCCGGCGCTGCAGCCCGGTTCATCGATTATGCCCGGTAAGGTCAACCCGGTGATCCCCGAAGCGGTTGCCATGGCCTGTGCCCAGGTCATAGGCAATGATGCCTGTATCACAGTGGCCGGACAGTCGGGCAATTTCGAGCTGAATGTGATGCTGCCCGTGATAGCGGATAACTTACTCTCATCCACTGCGCTTTTGACCAATGCCATGATGGCCCTGGCTGACAAGGCCATCGACGGGTTTGAGGTATGTGAAGGGCGTATGGCCAAAGAGCTTAGCCGAAATCCGATTTTGGTGACGGCCCTGAATCCGATAGTGGGTTATGGGAAAGCAGCCGACATTGCCAAGAGAGCCTACGCTGAAGGGCGGCCAATATTGGATGTGGCACTGGAGATGACCGACATAGACGCTGAAGAGCTGGCGAGGTTGCTTGACCCGATTCGCTTGACGGGGCAAACATAA
- a CDS encoding FKBP-type peptidyl-prolyl cis-trans isomerase, producing the protein MSELQIDDVIEGEGKAAVKGALITTHYRGWLADGTQFDSSHDRGQAFQCVIGTGRVIKGWDQGIIGMKVGGKRRLQVPSHLAYGERQIGNMIPPNSDLTFEIELLEVLTRDD; encoded by the coding sequence ATGTCTGAACTCCAAATAGACGATGTGATTGAGGGTGAGGGTAAGGCGGCGGTAAAGGGCGCCCTTATTACCACCCATTATCGGGGCTGGCTCGCCGATGGCACCCAGTTTGATTCCTCCCATGACAGGGGCCAGGCATTTCAGTGCGTAATAGGCACAGGGCGGGTTATCAAGGGATGGGATCAGGGCATTATTGGTATGAAGGTCGGTGGGAAGCGCCGTTTACAGGTGCCATCACATCTGGCCTATGGTGAGCGCCAGATTGGCAATATGATCCCGCCAAACTCGGATTTGACCTTCGAGATTGAACTGCTTGAAGTATTAACCCGGGATGACTGA
- the rpoD gene encoding RNA polymerase sigma factor RpoD, whose translation MDHTPQSQLKMLLAKGKEQGYLTYAEVNDHLPADMVDSDQIEDIIQMINDMGIRVYEEAPDADEMMMSEDNTDEDAAEEAAAALATVESELGRTTDPVRMYMREMGTVELLTREGEIVIAKRIEEGINTVQSSVAEYPQAISMILEQFDQFEADAIRLSDIISGFVDPNEEDVGPTATHIGSELSEEELEDEDDMDEDEEEDEDGDSSDDDGAKGPDPEVARERFAALRAAYDNALKVIEVKGRAHPESTRALFELGEIFKEFRLVPKQFDRLVKSMREMMDKVRVQERLIMKLCVEQAKMPKKNFVKLFTGNETDLTWFNKEIEAGRPYSADLKLVDEDVQRCRTKLEAIEVETGLSIESIKDINRRMSIGEAKARRAKKEMVEANLRLVISIAKKYTNRGLQFLDLIQEGNIGLMKAVDKFEYRRGYKFSTYATWWIRQAITRSIADQARTIRIPVHMIETINKLNRISRQMLQEMGREPSPEELAERMAMPEDKIRKVLKIAKEPISMETPIGDDEDSHLGDFIEDTTLELPLDSATSESLKQATHEVLAGLTAREAKVLRMRFGIDMNTDHTLEEVGKQFDVTRERIRQIEAKALRKLRHPSRSEILKSFLDD comes from the coding sequence ATGGATCATACTCCGCAGTCGCAACTAAAGATGTTGCTCGCCAAAGGTAAAGAGCAAGGTTACTTAACCTATGCAGAAGTGAACGATCACTTGCCTGCAGATATGGTCGACTCTGACCAGATCGAAGATATTATCCAGATGATCAATGACATGGGTATCCGCGTTTATGAAGAAGCGCCGGATGCCGATGAAATGATGATGTCCGAAGACAACACGGACGAAGATGCCGCCGAAGAAGCTGCGGCTGCGCTGGCCACAGTAGAAAGCGAACTTGGCCGCACCACTGACCCAGTACGCATGTACATGCGTGAAATGGGTACTGTTGAGCTGCTTACCCGTGAAGGCGAAATCGTTATCGCCAAACGTATCGAAGAAGGCATCAACACGGTTCAAAGCTCTGTGGCTGAATATCCACAGGCTATCTCCATGATCCTGGAGCAATTCGACCAGTTCGAAGCGGACGCCATTCGTCTGTCTGACATCATTTCGGGCTTTGTGGACCCCAACGAAGAAGACGTTGGTCCCACCGCGACCCATATCGGCTCAGAGCTTTCAGAAGAAGAGCTGGAAGATGAAGACGATATGGACGAAGACGAAGAGGAAGACGAAGACGGCGACAGCAGCGATGACGACGGCGCCAAAGGCCCGGACCCGGAAGTGGCCCGTGAGCGCTTTGCTGCCCTGCGCGCTGCCTACGACAATGCCCTGAAAGTCATTGAAGTCAAAGGCCGTGCTCACCCAGAGTCGACCCGCGCCCTGTTTGAACTCGGTGAAATTTTCAAAGAATTCCGTCTGGTGCCCAAGCAGTTTGACCGTCTGGTCAAGAGCATGCGCGAGATGATGGACAAGGTTCGTGTTCAGGAACGTCTGATCATGAAGCTGTGCGTTGAACAGGCCAAGATGCCGAAGAAGAACTTCGTCAAACTCTTCACCGGTAACGAAACCGACCTGACCTGGTTCAACAAAGAAATTGAAGCCGGACGCCCCTACTCTGCCGATCTCAAATTGGTAGACGAAGACGTTCAGCGTTGCCGCACCAAGCTGGAAGCCATTGAAGTGGAAACCGGTTTGTCCATTGAATCCATCAAGGACATCAACCGCCGCATGAGCATTGGTGAAGCCAAAGCTCGCCGCGCCAAGAAAGAAATGGTTGAGGCCAACCTGCGTCTGGTAATTTCTATCGCCAAGAAATACACCAACCGCGGTCTGCAATTCCTGGATCTCATCCAGGAGGGTAACATCGGCCTGATGAAGGCGGTGGACAAGTTTGAATACCGTCGTGGTTACAAGTTCTCGACCTATGCGACCTGGTGGATCCGTCAGGCCATCACCCGCTCTATCGCGGATCAGGCCCGCACCATCCGTATTCCGGTGCATATGATTGAGACCATCAACAAGCTCAACCGTATCAGCCGCCAGATGCTGCAGGAAATGGGACGTGAGCCCTCGCCGGAGGAACTGGCTGAGCGTATGGCCATGCCCGAGGACAAGATCCGTAAGGTACTGAAAATCGCCAAAGAGCCTATCTCCATGGAAACCCCAATCGGTGACGATGAAGATTCGCATCTGGGGGATTTCATCGAGGACACCACCCTCGAGCTGCCACTGGATAGTGCCACCAGCGAAAGCCTCAAGCAGGCTACCCACGAGGTGCTGGCCGGTCTGACTGCCCGTGAAGCCAAGGTACTGCGTATGCGTTTTGGTATCGACATGAACACCGACCACACCCTCGAGGAAGTGGGCAAGCAGTTCGATGTTACCCGTGAGCGTATCCGTCAGATTGAGGCCAAGGCACTGCGCAAACTGCGCCACCCAAGCCGTTCAGAAATCCTCAAGTCATTCCTGGATGATTAA
- a CDS encoding NAD(P)/FAD-dependent oxidoreductase, with protein sequence MKKIAVIGSGISGLTTAHLLSGQHEVSLFEANDYLGGHTATVDVTVDGKDYAIDTGFIVFNDRTYPNFQKLLSRLSVASIPTEMSFSVHNLDSGLEYNGHTLATLFAQKRNLFSPKFWGFLNEIIRFNKLGKACIESGQYPCNTLGELLAKEQFSDFFARHYILPMGAAIWSSSLDDMAAFELKFFLRFFHNHGLLNVSDRPQWYVLKGGSRSYIPALVAPFAERIHLSTPVTAVKRHGEGVSIQTNGQDWHEFDELVLACHSDQALKLLTDASDAEREVLGALPYRRNDVVLHTDTGLLPKRKAAWASWNYRLDEDNQRPAAVTYHMNTLQRLPAGSPDFMVTLNQTDAIAKDKILRQFSYAHPVFSSAAMAAQARRMDICGQQHTHFAGAYWYNGFHEDGVRSALDVCRRFGVSLESA encoded by the coding sequence ATGAAAAAAATTGCCGTTATCGGCTCGGGAATATCCGGCCTCACCACTGCCCATTTGCTCTCAGGCCAGCACGAGGTGAGTCTGTTCGAGGCCAATGATTATCTCGGTGGACACACGGCCACCGTGGATGTCACTGTCGATGGCAAAGATTATGCGATAGACACCGGCTTTATCGTATTCAACGACCGCACCTATCCTAACTTTCAGAAGCTGCTGTCACGGCTGTCGGTGGCAAGTATTCCCACCGAAATGAGCTTTTCGGTTCACAATCTCGACAGTGGCCTTGAGTACAACGGCCACACTCTGGCGACGCTGTTTGCCCAAAAGCGCAACTTGTTCAGCCCAAAGTTTTGGGGGTTTCTGAACGAAATCATCAGGTTTAATAAACTTGGCAAGGCCTGTATCGAGTCAGGGCAATACCCCTGCAACACCCTGGGTGAGTTATTGGCCAAAGAGCAATTTTCAGACTTTTTTGCACGGCATTACATATTGCCCATGGGGGCGGCCATTTGGTCATCGAGCCTGGATGATATGGCGGCCTTCGAGCTTAAGTTTTTCCTGCGCTTTTTCCACAATCATGGCCTGCTGAATGTCAGCGACCGCCCTCAGTGGTATGTGCTCAAGGGTGGCTCTCGCAGCTACATTCCGGCGCTGGTGGCACCTTTTGCCGAGCGCATTCATCTTTCGACTCCGGTGACCGCGGTAAAACGCCATGGCGAAGGGGTGTCCATTCAGACAAATGGCCAGGATTGGCATGAGTTTGACGAGCTGGTACTGGCCTGTCACAGCGATCAGGCACTGAAGCTGCTCACCGATGCCTCAGATGCCGAGCGGGAAGTCCTAGGCGCCTTGCCTTACAGACGCAATGACGTGGTACTGCACACAGACACAGGACTGTTACCAAAACGCAAAGCCGCCTGGGCCAGCTGGAACTATCGTCTCGACGAAGACAACCAGCGTCCGGCGGCGGTGACTTACCACATGAACACCTTGCAGCGGCTGCCAGCGGGCTCTCCTGATTTTATGGTGACCCTCAACCAGACCGATGCCATCGCCAAAGACAAGATTCTGCGCCAGTTCAGCTATGCCCATCCGGTTTTCTCGTCGGCTGCCATGGCGGCGCAGGCGCGCAGGATGGATATCTGCGGCCAGCAGCACACCCATTTTGCCGGCGCCTACTGGTACAACGGCTTCCATGAAGATGGCGTAAGAAGCGCCCTGGATGTGTGCCGGCGCTTTGGTGTCAGCCTGGAGAGCGCATGA
- a CDS encoding DUF1365 domain-containing protein, whose protein sequence is MNSGIFFGHVSHQRLGAVRHSFSYPMAMLVMDLDELPGLANLSGLFGLSWLRPLRFRAEDYLIANGPAESARKQTDPEHAVQALKRRVLDKARELGAAGELNRVVFAGQVRHFGFYFSPVNFFFLCDGDVQRYLLAEVSNTPWNERHCYLVDVTEAHDKGQAVNDKVFHVSPFMTLDMRYRWQVEANNERFHLQIDNEREGGERLFRAGLRLHGQAFDKAGLNKFFKRFPMLTAYILYGIYRQALSLFRKGVTFVAHPGPVEK, encoded by the coding sequence ATGAACAGCGGCATCTTTTTTGGCCATGTAAGTCATCAGCGGCTGGGGGCGGTGCGCCACAGCTTCAGTTACCCCATGGCCATGCTGGTGATGGATCTGGACGAGCTGCCAGGGCTGGCAAACCTCAGTGGCCTGTTTGGTCTGTCGTGGCTTCGGCCGCTGCGATTTCGCGCTGAAGACTACCTGATTGCGAATGGCCCTGCTGAGTCAGCTCGCAAGCAAACAGACCCGGAGCACGCTGTGCAGGCGTTAAAACGGCGGGTGCTCGATAAAGCCCGTGAGCTTGGCGCTGCGGGTGAGCTGAACCGGGTGGTGTTTGCCGGTCAGGTGCGTCATTTCGGCTTTTATTTCAGCCCGGTGAATTTCTTCTTTTTATGTGATGGCGATGTGCAGCGCTACCTGCTTGCAGAGGTGAGTAACACGCCCTGGAACGAGCGCCATTGTTATCTGGTTGATGTAACCGAGGCACACGACAAGGGCCAGGCAGTGAACGACAAGGTGTTTCACGTCTCGCCCTTTATGACCCTGGATATGCGTTATCGCTGGCAGGTTGAGGCCAATAATGAACGCTTTCACCTTCAAATCGATAACGAGCGTGAAGGTGGCGAGCGGTTGTTTCGTGCCGGTTTACGGCTGCATGGTCAGGCCTTTGATAAGGCAGGGTTAAATAAATTTTTTAAACGTTTTCCAATGCTTACAGCATATATCCTGTATGGCATTTATCGGCAGGCCCTGAGCCTGTTTCGAAAAGGTGTGACTTTTGTGGCCCACCCCGGGCCGGTGGAGAAATAA
- a CDS encoding DUF4097 family beta strand repeat-containing protein, whose protein sequence is MKITASLAALSLVFASAATMANESQQLSVSANGLKGLNVEAGAGSFMLTGSDTDQVQVEADIFHPKGDKPEFTLEVRGNTAYLVAKFPESYSFSGKSPYINVTVTMPQTLMLDLADGSGDIEIRGLTSDIRVNDGSGNLLIEGGNQVSINDGSGDLTLTNSTGDVDINDGSGNITVSDISGNADIQDGSGDIRVTAVMGNAKIQDGSGNIFVDQAKGKVEITDGSGNINVKNAGGLIIHSDGSGSVNTANIQGDVILR, encoded by the coding sequence ATGAAAATCACCGCATCTCTCGCTGCTTTGTCTCTGGTATTCGCCTCTGCCGCCACAATGGCAAACGAAAGCCAACAGCTGTCGGTATCGGCCAACGGATTAAAAGGCCTGAATGTCGAAGCCGGCGCCGGCAGTTTCATGCTCACCGGCAGTGATACCGACCAGGTACAGGTCGAGGCTGATATCTTCCACCCCAAAGGTGACAAGCCTGAGTTCACCCTGGAAGTTCGCGGCAACACCGCCTATCTGGTGGCCAAATTCCCCGAATCCTATTCATTTTCAGGCAAGTCGCCCTACATCAACGTCACTGTGACTATGCCCCAAACCCTGATGTTAGACCTCGCGGACGGTTCGGGCGACATCGAAATCCGCGGCCTCACGAGTGATATCCGGGTTAACGATGGCTCAGGCAACCTCCTTATCGAGGGTGGCAATCAGGTATCCATCAATGACGGCTCAGGGGATCTGACCCTGACCAATAGCACAGGTGATGTGGATATCAACGATGGTTCCGGCAATATCACAGTATCCGACATTTCAGGTAATGCCGACATCCAGGACGGCTCCGGTGATATCAGGGTAACGGCTGTCATGGGGAATGCCAAAATCCAGGATGGTTCCGGCAATATCTTCGTCGACCAAGCCAAGGGAAAGGTCGAGATCACCGACGGCTCGGGCAATATCAACGTCAAAAACGCAGGGGGCCTGATTATCCACTCAGATGGCTCTGGCAGCGTAAATACCGCCAATATTCAAGGTGATGTGATCCTTCGCTAA
- a CDS encoding DUF3833 domain-containing protein: protein MRLLTLLLSATLLLGCESADIDDYRGVNNELKLDKFFVGELDAHGMVQDISGKVTRRFVVTMQGRLEDNRIILEEDFVFDDGEKQRRVWQLEPQGGDRWLGRADDILGVAEGQLEGFALRWRYDMRLKVDGSEVDVAFDDWLYQIDENTLLNKSDINKFGLTVGQVTLVIRKR, encoded by the coding sequence ATGCGATTGCTAACGTTACTTTTGAGTGCAACCCTGCTTTTGGGCTGTGAGAGCGCCGACATCGACGATTACCGCGGCGTAAATAATGAGCTGAAGCTGGATAAATTTTTCGTGGGAGAGCTTGATGCCCATGGCATGGTGCAGGACATCAGTGGCAAGGTCACTCGCCGCTTTGTGGTCACCATGCAGGGGCGACTCGAAGACAATCGCATCATCCTCGAAGAAGACTTTGTATTTGATGATGGGGAAAAGCAGCGCCGGGTATGGCAGCTCGAACCACAGGGCGGTGACCGCTGGCTCGGCCGTGCCGATGATATTTTAGGTGTCGCCGAGGGGCAGCTCGAAGGCTTTGCCCTGCGCTGGCGCTACGATATGCGCCTTAAGGTCGATGGCAGCGAAGTTGATGTAGCCTTTGACGACTGGCTCTATCAGATTGATGAAAACACCCTGCTTAACAAGAGCGATATCAATAAGTTTGGCCTCACCGTTGGTCAGGTGACCCTGGTTATCCGCAAGCGCTGA
- a CDS encoding DUF2878 domain-containing protein, whose product MTRQWFLLVSAAVYTAAWWLAVLWQGEGLIWLCLLLLVHFALSPTRLKDFQLLPLALIGMTMDTLLMYAGVYEFSAMPVWLMLLWLHFLLAMGHCLAWLGNQPIWVQVFTGVFGGAGSYIAGAELGAVVMPLGNLLTFLLIAPLWGAIIPGFFWLQQRLPGNGDYLSWR is encoded by the coding sequence ATGACCCGGCAATGGTTTTTGCTTGTCAGCGCCGCTGTTTACACTGCCGCCTGGTGGCTTGCAGTGCTTTGGCAAGGCGAGGGGCTGATTTGGCTGTGTCTGTTGTTGCTGGTGCATTTTGCCTTAAGTCCAACGCGGCTTAAGGACTTTCAGCTACTGCCACTGGCACTCATAGGCATGACCATGGACACGCTGCTGATGTACGCCGGGGTGTATGAGTTCAGCGCCATGCCAGTGTGGCTGATGTTGCTGTGGCTGCATTTTTTACTCGCCATGGGGCATTGTCTCGCCTGGCTTGGCAACCAGCCCATCTGGGTGCAGGTATTTACCGGTGTGTTTGGTGGCGCTGGCAGCTACATTGCCGGGGCCGAGCTTGGCGCCGTGGTAATGCCCCTTGGCAACCTGCTTACCTTCCTGCTCATTGCGCCTCTTTGGGGGGCGATTATTCCCGGCTTCTTTTGGCTGCAGCAAAGGCTGCCAGGCAACGGAGACTACCTGTCATGGCGATAA
- a CDS encoding chalcone isomerase family protein translates to MAITSARNAFKRLSGALLLVAISSFAGAAVSADNPLDGMSRVGKGKMNWLWLELYHASLYTVDGQYQHGRYPQALEIQYSRDIEAKDLLDATGSEWQKQGVPDAQVQAYLAKLAPVWVDVQRGDTLLLVASDESQGEFFHNGQSLGKVNDTGLMQAFLGIWLRDDTSEPSLRAQLLGETSCDC, encoded by the coding sequence ATGGCGATAACTTCGGCGAGAAATGCTTTTAAAAGACTGTCAGGGGCGCTACTGCTGGTCGCGATCAGCTCCTTTGCGGGCGCTGCCGTCAGTGCGGATAACCCCCTTGATGGCATGAGCCGGGTGGGCAAAGGCAAGATGAATTGGTTGTGGCTTGAGCTTTACCACGCAAGCCTTTACACGGTCGATGGCCAGTACCAGCACGGGCGCTATCCCCAGGCGCTGGAGATTCAATACTCGCGGGATATCGAGGCCAAAGACTTGCTGGATGCCACCGGCAGTGAGTGGCAAAAGCAGGGGGTTCCTGATGCTCAGGTTCAGGCCTATCTGGCGAAGCTTGCGCCTGTGTGGGTGGATGTGCAGCGCGGCGACACCCTGCTTTTGGTGGCAAGCGATGAAAGTCAGGGCGAGTTTTTCCATAACGGCCAATCCCTTGGCAAAGTGAACGACACCGGCTTGATGCAGGCCTTTTTGGGCATTTGGCTTAGGGATGACACCAGTGAGCCCAGCCTCAGGGCACAGCTTTTGGGAGAAACTTCATGCGATTGCTAA
- a CDS encoding SAM-dependent methyltransferase, whose amino-acid sequence MDNTAVANKSTSSTLESLAQRILLTALKGLSYGGLRLICDGETLVFGSHQGPQAVIHVKSPRFFREVLLSGSVGAGESFIDGHWDSPDLTEVVRLFAANLPLLDRLEKRFAFLSGVTNRISHLLSRNSIEGSKRNILAHYDLGNALYECFLDKSMLYSSAIYPDVNATLEAAQQHKLATICERLKLAPGMELLEIGTGWGALAIYAATHYGVKVTTTTISDAQHDYAQARIREAGLEGQITLLKKDYRLLEGKYDRLVSIEMIEAVGHEYLPGFFSKLESLLKDDGLMLLQAITIADQRYESYRKGCDFIQKYIFPGGCLPSVSRMANLLAQRTDMVMLSLDDIGEDYARTLKHWHENVDRELPQIRSLGYDERFIRLWKFYLSYCEGGFWERTTSAVHLVAARPGWRP is encoded by the coding sequence ATGGACAATACCGCAGTTGCCAATAAGAGCACTTCATCGACGCTGGAATCTTTGGCTCAACGTATCTTATTGACCGCTCTCAAAGGCCTCTCCTACGGTGGCCTTCGACTGATTTGTGACGGCGAAACTCTGGTGTTTGGCAGCCATCAGGGGCCTCAGGCGGTGATCCACGTGAAGTCGCCACGGTTTTTTCGAGAGGTGCTTCTGTCCGGCTCCGTTGGAGCGGGGGAGTCCTTTATCGATGGTCACTGGGACAGTCCGGATTTGACAGAGGTGGTGCGTCTCTTTGCCGCCAATCTGCCGCTGCTCGACCGTCTCGAGAAACGCTTTGCCTTCCTGTCGGGTGTCACCAACCGAATCAGCCATCTGCTCAGTCGCAACAGTATTGAAGGTTCAAAACGCAACATTCTCGCCCACTACGATCTGGGCAATGCCCTGTATGAATGTTTTCTCGATAAGTCGATGCTCTATTCATCTGCCATCTATCCCGATGTCAATGCAACCCTGGAGGCGGCCCAGCAGCACAAGCTTGCCACCATCTGTGAGCGCCTGAAACTGGCGCCGGGCATGGAGCTTCTGGAAATAGGTACCGGCTGGGGAGCGCTCGCCATTTACGCGGCAACCCATTACGGGGTCAAGGTGACGACCACAACCATCTCCGATGCGCAGCACGACTATGCCCAGGCACGCATTCGTGAGGCCGGGCTGGAGGGCCAAATCACCCTGCTGAAAAAGGATTATCGTCTGCTGGAGGGCAAATACGACCGCCTGGTTTCCATCGAGATGATTGAAGCCGTGGGACACGAATACCTGCCCGGATTCTTCAGCAAGCTCGAAAGTCTGCTCAAGGACGATGGGTTAATGCTGCTGCAGGCCATCACCATTGCTGACCAGAGGTACGAGAGCTACCGAAAAGGTTGTGATTTTATTCAAAAATACATCTTCCCCGGTGGCTGTTTGCCGTCAGTGAGCCGAATGGCAAACCTGCTTGCCCAGCGTACCGACATGGTAATGCTGAGTCTGGACGATATTGGTGAAGATTACGCCCGCACCCTCAAGCATTGGCACGAGAACGTTGACCGCGAACTGCCGCAAATTCGCAGCCTGGGATACGACGAACGCTTTATCCGCTTGTGGAAGTTTTATCTGAGCTACTGCGAAGGCGGCTTCTGGGAGCGCACCACCAGTGCTGTGCATTTGGTGGCGGCAAGACCTGGCTGGCGCCCTTAA